Proteins co-encoded in one Novosphingobium sp. TH158 genomic window:
- a CDS encoding DUF4197 domain-containing protein has product MKLSKVTVEGRISMDTKAILDRRAVVAALGTGVMLLPLTARAQVLGNLGVGSGLSSLLGKASDSALDKLATPGAFYADPAIRIMLPLVGGAGGTIGKLLGGAEKLGLSDGITRKLNDAAGLAAKEAKPVFRAAIDQLKLSDVPGIVGQNDGATQYLRRSSGEVLKGKFRPLVDAALVKVGAFGAVDKLARSNSLVRAAGLSRDKLGNSVTDQALNGIFRYIAGEEGKLRSDPLGKAGGLLKGVLGN; this is encoded by the coding sequence GTGAAACTCTCCAAGGTGACGGTGGAGGGTCGTATTTCCATGGACACGAAGGCAATTCTGGATCGCCGCGCCGTTGTCGCAGCGCTCGGCACAGGGGTCATGCTGCTGCCGCTGACGGCGCGGGCGCAGGTGCTGGGCAACCTTGGCGTCGGCTCGGGCCTTTCGTCCTTGCTCGGCAAGGCAAGCGATTCCGCGCTCGACAAGCTTGCGACGCCGGGGGCGTTCTATGCCGATCCGGCCATCCGCATCATGCTGCCGCTGGTTGGCGGGGCAGGGGGCACCATCGGCAAGCTGCTGGGCGGTGCAGAGAAGCTTGGCCTGTCTGACGGGATAACGCGCAAGCTCAACGATGCCGCCGGGCTGGCAGCGAAAGAGGCAAAGCCGGTGTTCCGCGCTGCGATAGACCAGCTGAAGCTGTCCGATGTTCCGGGAATCGTCGGGCAGAACGACGGCGCTACCCAGTATCTGCGCCGCTCGTCGGGCGAGGTGCTGAAGGGCAAGTTCCGTCCGCTGGTCGATGCCGCCCTGGTCAAGGTGGGCGCCTTCGGTGCGGTGGACAAGCTGGCGAGGAGCAATTCGCTCGTTCGTGCCGCAGGCCTTTCGCGCGACAAGCTCGGCAATTCGGTGACCGACCAGGCGCTCAACGGCATCTTCCGCTATATCGCGGGTGAGGAAGGCAAGCTGCGCAGCGACCCGCTGGGCAAGGCGGGAGGCTTGCTGAAGGGCGTTCTGGGGAACTGA
- a CDS encoding pitrilysin family protein: protein MKFPHPGVPMRRFLVPSLFALALSACANQAQRPAASAPPPAPAVPFVEPAAQPAPLSQLVKAVDIPYEEFTLANGLRVLVHTDRKAPIVGVTTYYRVGSKHEPKGKTGFAHLYEHIFFGGSENVENFDVPLEAAGSTSTNGSTWYDRTNYVETVPTGALDLALFMESDRMGHLLGAVTQDKLDKQRGVVQNEKRQRDNQPYGLADYLVGDGLLPVGHPYRHSTIGSMADLDAATLSDVRQWFKDNYGPNNVVLALSGDIDAKTARPLVEKWFGSIPRGPEAPRVDAGPVTLPAAVTRDMTDQVPTLRLTRNWTGPGLNEEESVALSVGLDILGGLSSSRLDNALVRGSQQAVSVSASAQQHEQLSFIEARMDVKPGVDRAAAEKAFDEVIAKFIAEGPTEDEVRRSATRSVSSQLSALEVVGDFGGKGSTLAEGALYANDPAKYKKDFEALAALTPEKVRAAVAKWLSRPTLAVNVVPGQRTEKGDTMGGWGDEATSPARAKDPKKPVPPIAKSAPRTAPPVAPVGDLAFPAVERATLSNGIPVALARRTAVPKVVVSLDIDAGTSADLLDTPGTQSLMLSLLDEGTRTRSSVQIAEEQERLGATISAGARLDSSSVVLDALSANLAPSLALMADVTLNPAFAPGEVARVKTQQLARLAQVKANPSALAGRSLSPLLFGPAHPYGLPGDGLGETETVSALTPQALAAAHGKWFRPDLARITVVGDITMDQLKPMLEKAFGGWAVPATAAPKKPLSAPVPAPNPRIVLIDRPNSPQSVIVGGRVLPITGRDQDKEALDLANEVLGNGFLSRLNLDLREDKGWSYGVRSAVASPLGPRSFTISAPVQADRTGDSIRLLLDNMVAFPGKKPVDPIEYNRVTDGNIRGLPNRFQTNGQVLSAVVGNDRLGRPDNYYATLPTRYRAIDATALNNAAKTFLQPEGLVFVVVGDRKVVEPQLKSLGMPVELREAPKQGN, encoded by the coding sequence ATGAAATTCCCGCATCCCGGAGTGCCCATGCGCCGTTTCCTCGTTCCCTCGCTGTTTGCCCTTGCCCTGTCCGCCTGCGCCAACCAGGCGCAGCGCCCGGCGGCTTCCGCACCGCCGCCTGCACCGGCTGTTCCATTCGTGGAACCCGCAGCGCAGCCCGCGCCACTGTCGCAACTGGTCAAGGCGGTGGACATTCCCTACGAGGAATTCACCCTGGCAAACGGCCTGCGCGTGCTTGTCCATACCGACCGCAAGGCCCCGATCGTCGGCGTGACGACCTACTACCGCGTCGGCTCCAAGCACGAACCGAAGGGCAAGACCGGGTTTGCCCACCTGTATGAGCACATCTTCTTCGGCGGATCGGAAAACGTCGAGAACTTCGACGTGCCGCTCGAGGCCGCGGGATCGACCAGCACCAACGGCTCCACCTGGTACGATCGCACCAATTATGTCGAGACCGTGCCCACCGGCGCGCTTGACCTTGCGCTGTTCATGGAGAGCGACCGCATGGGCCACCTGCTGGGCGCGGTGACGCAGGACAAGCTCGATAAGCAGCGCGGCGTTGTCCAGAACGAAAAGCGCCAGCGTGACAACCAGCCCTATGGCCTGGCCGACTACCTTGTCGGCGATGGCCTGCTGCCGGTCGGCCATCCCTATCGCCATTCGACGATCGGCTCGATGGCAGACCTCGATGCCGCGACTCTTTCCGACGTGCGCCAGTGGTTCAAGGACAATTACGGCCCTAACAACGTAGTCCTGGCGCTTTCGGGCGACATTGATGCGAAGACGGCGCGGCCGCTGGTGGAAAAGTGGTTCGGCTCGATCCCGCGCGGGCCGGAAGCGCCGCGTGTCGATGCCGGCCCGGTGACGCTTCCCGCAGCCGTTACCCGCGACATGACCGATCAGGTGCCGACCCTGCGGCTGACCCGCAACTGGACCGGGCCGGGCCTGAACGAGGAAGAGTCGGTCGCGCTCTCGGTCGGCCTCGATATCCTGGGTGGCCTGTCCAGCTCGCGGCTGGACAATGCGCTGGTGCGCGGCAGCCAGCAGGCGGTTTCGGTCAGCGCCAGCGCGCAGCAGCATGAACAGCTCAGCTTCATCGAGGCGCGAATGGACGTGAAGCCCGGCGTGGATCGCGCCGCCGCCGAAAAGGCCTTTGACGAAGTCATCGCAAAGTTCATCGCCGAAGGTCCGACCGAGGACGAAGTGCGCCGCTCCGCCACGCGTTCCGTCAGCTCGCAACTGAGCGCGCTTGAGGTGGTCGGCGATTTCGGCGGCAAGGGCTCGACCCTTGCCGAAGGCGCGCTCTATGCCAACGACCCGGCAAAGTACAAAAAGGACTTCGAAGCGCTTGCCGCGCTGACGCCGGAAAAGGTGCGAGCGGCTGTCGCCAAGTGGCTCTCGCGTCCGACACTGGCGGTAAACGTCGTGCCGGGCCAGCGCACCGAAAAGGGCGACACCATGGGCGGATGGGGTGATGAAGCCACCAGCCCGGCACGCGCCAAGGACCCGAAGAAGCCGGTCCCGCCCATCGCGAAGTCTGCCCCGCGCACGGCCCCGCCGGTTGCCCCCGTCGGCGACCTGGCCTTCCCCGCCGTCGAGCGCGCCACCCTTTCGAACGGAATCCCCGTCGCGCTGGCGCGTCGCACGGCGGTGCCGAAGGTGGTGGTAAGCCTTGATATCGATGCCGGCACCAGTGCCGACCTGCTCGATACGCCGGGCACCCAGTCGCTCATGCTGTCGCTGCTCGATGAAGGCACGCGCACGCGCAGCTCGGTCCAGATTGCCGAGGAGCAGGAGCGCCTGGGCGCGACGATCTCGGCCGGGGCACGGCTCGACAGTTCCTCGGTCGTGCTCGATGCGCTGAGCGCCAACCTTGCGCCTTCGCTGGCCTTGATGGCCGACGTCACGCTCAACCCCGCATTCGCTCCGGGCGAGGTCGCCCGCGTGAAGACGCAGCAACTGGCGCGTCTGGCGCAGGTAAAGGCCAATCCTTCGGCCCTTGCCGGACGCAGCCTTTCGCCCCTGCTGTTCGGACCGGCCCACCCCTATGGCCTGCCCGGCGACGGACTGGGCGAGACGGAGACCGTTTCCGCCCTCACCCCCCAGGCACTCGCCGCTGCGCACGGCAAGTGGTTCCGCCCCGATCTCGCCCGGATCACCGTAGTGGGCGACATTACGATGGACCAGTTGAAGCCGATGCTGGAAAAGGCATTCGGCGGCTGGGCCGTGCCTGCTACTGCCGCCCCGAAGAAGCCGCTTTCCGCGCCGGTGCCCGCGCCCAATCCGCGCATCGTCCTGATCGACCGGCCCAATTCGCCGCAGTCGGTGATCGTTGGCGGACGGGTCCTTCCGATTACCGGGCGTGACCAGGACAAGGAAGCGCTGGACCTTGCCAACGAAGTGCTCGGCAACGGCTTCCTCAGCCGTCTCAACCTCGACCTGCGCGAGGACAAGGGCTGGTCCTATGGCGTGCGCTCTGCCGTCGCCAGCCCGCTGGGGCCACGCAGCTTCACCATCTCAGCCCCGGTCCAGGCCGACCGCACGGGTGATTCGATTCGCCTGCTGCTGGACAACATGGTCGCCTTCCCGGGCAAGAAACCGGTCGATCCGATCGAATACAACCGCGTGACGGACGGAAATATTCGCGGGCTGCCCAACCGCTTCCAGACCAATGGGCAGGTCCTCTCCGCCGTTGTCGGCAATGATCGCCTGGGTCGCCCGGACAATTACTATGCCACCCTGCCCACCCGTTACCGGGCAATTGACGCTACGGCACTCAACAACGCCGCCAAGACGTTCCTCCAGCCGGAAGGACTGGTCTTCGTCGTGGTCGGCGATCGCAAGGTGGTCGAGCCGCAGCTCAAGTCGCTGGGCATGCCGGTGGAACTGCGCGAAGCGCCGAAACAGGGCAATTGA
- the fdhD gene encoding formate dehydrogenase accessory sulfurtransferase FdhD, which produces MKRMRPSPAGTVTMPVLRSDYAQSLVPEDRAIAIEAPVAIEINGVAYAVMMATPCDLEDFVIGFLLSEGLAWAEEIGPVGLHEVEGQGFIARVTLPPHRAEPVLERARRRLGDSSCGICGIESIELALRPLEPMPPAPLPQGEAIRHALMAMRAAQALGNATAATHAAAFCDREGQVLVLREDVGRHNALDKVIGALVRQEMAANQGFMAVTSRASYELVEKAVRARCPLLVAISAPTDLAVRRARQAGLALAVVARDDAMLWAAGPAFD; this is translated from the coding sequence ATGAAGCGAATGCGCCCCTCGCCAGCGGGCACTGTGACGATGCCCGTCCTGCGCAGCGACTATGCCCAGTCGCTGGTGCCGGAAGACCGGGCCATCGCCATCGAAGCGCCAGTCGCGATCGAGATCAACGGCGTGGCCTATGCCGTGATGATGGCGACGCCCTGCGATCTGGAAGACTTCGTCATCGGCTTCCTGCTCTCCGAAGGACTTGCCTGGGCAGAAGAGATCGGGCCGGTCGGTTTGCACGAAGTTGAGGGGCAGGGCTTCATCGCCCGCGTCACCCTGCCGCCCCACCGCGCAGAGCCGGTGCTGGAGCGGGCGCGGCGCCGGCTGGGTGACAGTTCCTGCGGCATCTGCGGCATCGAAAGCATCGAACTGGCCCTGCGCCCGCTTGAGCCGATGCCGCCCGCACCATTGCCGCAAGGTGAGGCTATCCGGCATGCGCTGATGGCCATGCGCGCTGCTCAGGCCTTGGGCAATGCAACTGCGGCAACGCATGCTGCGGCATTTTGCGACCGGGAAGGGCAGGTGCTGGTCCTGCGCGAAGACGTTGGCCGGCACAATGCGCTGGACAAGGTCATCGGTGCGCTCGTCCGTCAGGAAATGGCGGCAAATCAGGGCTTTATGGCCGTGACTTCGCGGGCATCCTATGAACTGGTGGAGAAGGCCGTGCGGGCCCGTTGCCCCTTGCTCGTCGCTATCTCGGCGCCAACGGACCTTGCCGTTCGTCGGGCCCGGCAAGCCGGGCTTGCCCTGGCCGTGGTGGCACGCGACGATGCCATGCTCTGGGCCGCAGGGCCGGCGTTCGATTAG
- the selD gene encoding selenide, water dikinase SelD: MSDEPRLTSLSHGGGCGCKIAPGVLSEILKSTSGLPLPAELLVGIETSDDAAVYRVADDLAIVATTDFFMPIVDDPHDFGRIAATNAISDVYAMGGRPIMALALVGMPINVLSPQTIGRILEGGAAAAAAAGIPVAGGHSIDSVEAIYGLVAIGVVHPDRVLTNRGARPGDVLVLGKPLGVGVLSAALKKGALDPAGYAEMIESTTRLNSPGPELAAIEGVQAMTDVTGFGLAGHALEMARGSGCDIAIDWRQVPLLRGVRGLAGAGFVTGASNRNWMSYQSQVILPDDFSVEDRALITDPQTSGGLLVSCSPDALDQVLGCFQRHGHAGAAVIGEVLNPAGASPSLAVAL, from the coding sequence ATGTCTGATGAACCCCGCCTCACTTCGCTCAGCCACGGCGGCGGCTGCGGCTGCAAGATTGCGCCCGGGGTGCTTTCGGAAATCCTCAAGTCCACTTCAGGTTTGCCTTTGCCCGCGGAATTGCTGGTCGGAATCGAGACGAGCGATGATGCCGCCGTCTATCGCGTGGCGGACGATCTGGCGATTGTTGCCACCACCGATTTCTTCATGCCAATCGTCGATGACCCGCACGATTTCGGCCGCATTGCCGCGACAAATGCGATCAGCGATGTCTATGCCATGGGCGGCAGGCCGATCATGGCCCTGGCGCTGGTCGGCATGCCGATCAATGTTCTCAGCCCGCAAACCATCGGCCGCATCCTGGAGGGCGGGGCGGCGGCAGCGGCAGCGGCTGGCATCCCGGTCGCCGGCGGACATTCGATTGACTCGGTTGAGGCGATCTACGGTCTTGTTGCCATCGGCGTGGTCCATCCCGACCGCGTGCTGACCAATCGCGGGGCGCGGCCGGGGGACGTCCTTGTGCTCGGCAAGCCCCTGGGTGTCGGCGTGCTCTCGGCGGCGCTGAAGAAGGGGGCGCTTGACCCCGCCGGGTATGCGGAGATGATCGAGAGCACGACGCGCCTTAACAGCCCCGGGCCGGAGCTTGCGGCAATCGAAGGCGTGCAGGCCATGACCGATGTTACCGGTTTCGGCCTTGCCGGGCATGCGCTGGAAATGGCGCGGGGAAGCGGCTGCGACATTGCGATCGACTGGCGGCAAGTGCCGTTGCTTCGCGGGGTCAGGGGCCTTGCCGGGGCCGGGTTCGTGACCGGGGCATCCAACAGGAACTGGATGAGCTATCAGTCACAGGTCATTCTACCGGATGATTTTTCTGTCGAGGACCGGGCATTGATCACTGATCCGCAGACGTCGGGCGGCCTGTTGGTTTCCTGTTCGCCCGATGCGCTCGATCAGGTGCTCGGCTGTTTCCAGCGGCACGGTCATGCTGGCGCGGCGGTGATTGGCGAGGTGCTGAATCCGGCCGGGGCGAGCCCCTCGCTTGCGGTTGCCCTGTAG
- the selA gene encoding L-seryl-tRNA(Sec) selenium transferase, translating to MAQECLTSQGRIVEFAAAVRPFDFALAPGDEIVPKAAMRRLPSVDALLRLPELAAARAEHGHAATAQAVRTVLAGYRADPACDVPDPAGLASKVCEELASRAQSSLRRVFNLTGTVLHTNLGRAVLSEAAVAAADLAMRAPCALEFDLAGGSRGDRDTVVEGLLCELTGAEAATVVNNNAAAVLLVLAALAARREVVVSRGELVEIGGAFRIPDVMRAANVRLVEVGTTNRTHARDFEQAIGPRTAALMKVHASNYRISGFTAEVAQAEVAAIAHAHDLPFIEDLGAGSLIDMTELGLPKEPVVRDCIAAGVDVVTFSSDKLLGGPQAGLIVGRKDLIARIRRHPLKRALRVGKITLAALEATLLAYRKPDLLARDLPALRALTRPLEEMEALGQRIGPCLAAALGEDWKVRTVTSTAQAGSGSLPDRAIPSLALAMRPQGKPGRALEKLAARFRALPVPVIGRIHDGALLLDLRCLDDEAGFLEQLELL from the coding sequence TTGGCGCAAGAATGCCTTACCTCGCAAGGGCGGATCGTCGAATTCGCGGCTGCGGTGCGTCCATTCGACTTTGCGCTTGCGCCGGGCGATGAAATCGTCCCCAAAGCCGCGATGCGCCGCCTGCCCTCCGTCGATGCCCTGTTGCGCCTGCCAGAGCTTGCTGCGGCGCGGGCCGAGCACGGCCATGCGGCGACGGCGCAGGCCGTGCGCACGGTCCTTGCCGGTTACCGGGCTGACCCGGCCTGTGATGTGCCGGATCCCGCAGGCCTTGCCTCAAAGGTCTGCGAAGAGCTGGCATCGCGCGCGCAATCCAGCCTGCGCCGGGTATTCAACCTCACCGGCACGGTGCTGCACACCAACCTTGGCCGCGCGGTCCTTTCCGAGGCGGCGGTCGCGGCAGCTGACCTGGCGATGCGGGCGCCCTGCGCGCTTGAATTTGACCTTGCCGGTGGGAGCAGGGGAGATCGCGACACAGTTGTCGAAGGCCTGCTCTGCGAACTGACCGGGGCGGAAGCGGCGACAGTGGTCAACAACAACGCCGCGGCCGTGCTGCTGGTGCTGGCGGCCCTTGCGGCGCGGCGCGAAGTGGTGGTCAGCCGGGGCGAACTGGTGGAGATCGGCGGAGCCTTCCGCATTCCCGACGTGATGCGCGCGGCAAATGTCCGGCTGGTGGAAGTCGGCACGACCAACCGCACCCACGCCCGCGATTTCGAACAGGCGATCGGCCCGCGCACAGCGGCGCTGATGAAGGTCCACGCCAGCAATTACCGGATCTCCGGCTTCACCGCCGAAGTGGCGCAGGCCGAAGTGGCCGCCATTGCCCATGCGCACGACCTGCCGTTCATCGAAGACCTTGGCGCGGGCAGCCTCATTGACATGACCGAACTCGGCTTGCCCAAGGAGCCTGTCGTGCGCGACTGCATCGCCGCCGGGGTCGACGTGGTTACCTTCAGCAGCGACAAGTTGCTCGGCGGGCCACAGGCAGGCCTGATCGTCGGGCGCAAGGACCTTATCGCCAGGATCCGCCGCCACCCGCTCAAGCGCGCGCTTCGCGTGGGCAAGATCACCCTTGCCGCGCTTGAAGCAACGCTGCTGGCCTATCGCAAGCCGGACCTGCTGGCGCGCGACCTTCCCGCACTCCGCGCGCTGACCCGGCCACTTGAGGAGATGGAGGCGCTGGGACAGCGCATCGGACCCTGCCTCGCGGCGGCTCTGGGCGAGGACTGGAAGGTTCGCACAGTCACCAGCACGGCCCAGGCGGGGTCGGGATCGTTGCCTGACAGGGCCATTCCTTCACTCGCTCTCGCCATGCGCCCGCAGGGCAAGCCGGGACGGGCGCTTGAAAAACTCGCTGCCCGGTTCCGCGCGCTGCCAGTGCCGGTCATCGGCCGGATTCACGACGGTGCCCTGCTGCTCGACCTGCGCTGCCTTGATGACGAGGCTGGATTTCTTGAACAACTGGAACTGCTTTGA
- a CDS encoding class I adenylate-forming enzyme family protein — protein MTSPKAAVTLPQLLRASAAAYGDAVAVRAEGTDGMEEAISFAELERQSAQLARGLLARGVGKGSRVGFILGNGPGFAVMLAATARIGAVAIPISTLIKAGELVRVLRQSDIGGLILQREFMGYDYAARVAEALPALSADGKSIQLAEVPYLRWIVSAGAGLPGGIRDLSWLTDAADEVSEEILLSVESEVHPSDQMVEIYTSGSMALPKGVRHNHGPVLFRTGYLRGMLGIEKGKDVIAQLPMFWIGGLMMYLMPGLQAGATVVCPGRTLSNSRYAMGSVLTEEDLAALSKQPKPWWGLGMSETLGPYSYADEFRAPGRPLCAPMDHFADGYDIRIADENNQPVPDGGIGEMQVRGYPVTPGLHKIERSVHFTPDGYYRTGDMCEVEGSRVHFVGRDGDMIKTAGSNVSPAEVEMELQALDTVEAAYVFGLPDKERGQLVVAAVIAADGCDPDFAEIEAAMRQRLSGYKVPRAWVWITREEVPILHSNKVARRELVKLVAQRLGRATA, from the coding sequence GTGACCAGCCCTAAGGCCGCGGTAACGCTTCCCCAGCTCCTGCGCGCCAGCGCCGCTGCCTATGGCGATGCCGTGGCTGTCCGCGCCGAAGGCACCGACGGGATGGAAGAAGCGATCAGCTTTGCCGAGCTGGAACGGCAATCGGCGCAGTTGGCGCGCGGCTTGCTGGCACGCGGCGTCGGCAAGGGTTCGCGCGTCGGCTTCATCTTAGGCAACGGCCCGGGCTTTGCCGTAATGCTCGCCGCTACGGCGCGGATCGGCGCGGTGGCGATACCGATATCGACCCTGATCAAGGCAGGCGAACTGGTGCGCGTCCTGCGCCAGTCGGACATCGGCGGCCTGATCCTGCAACGCGAATTCATGGGTTATGACTATGCGGCGCGCGTCGCCGAGGCGCTGCCGGCGCTCTCTGCCGATGGAAAATCCATCCAACTTGCAGAAGTCCCCTACCTGCGCTGGATCGTTTCAGCCGGCGCCGGCCTGCCGGGGGGCATCCGCGACTTGTCCTGGCTGACCGATGCGGCAGACGAAGTCAGCGAAGAGATCCTGCTTTCAGTGGAGAGCGAGGTTCACCCATCGGACCAGATGGTGGAAATCTACACCTCCGGTTCCATGGCGCTGCCCAAGGGCGTGCGCCACAATCACGGCCCGGTGCTGTTCCGCACCGGCTACCTTCGCGGCATGCTCGGCATCGAAAAGGGCAAGGACGTAATTGCGCAGTTGCCCATGTTCTGGATCGGCGGACTGATGATGTACCTGATGCCGGGCCTGCAGGCGGGCGCGACCGTGGTCTGCCCGGGCCGCACGCTCAGCAACAGCCGCTACGCCATGGGCTCGGTGCTGACCGAGGAAGACCTTGCCGCCTTGTCGAAACAGCCCAAGCCCTGGTGGGGTCTGGGGATGAGCGAAACGTTGGGGCCCTATTCCTATGCCGACGAGTTCCGCGCGCCCGGAAGGCCCCTCTGCGCACCGATGGACCATTTCGCCGACGGCTATGACATCCGCATCGCCGACGAAAACAACCAGCCCGTCCCCGATGGCGGGATCGGCGAGATGCAGGTGCGCGGCTATCCGGTGACCCCGGGCCTGCACAAGATCGAGCGTTCCGTCCACTTCACGCCCGACGGCTATTACCGCACCGGCGACATGTGCGAGGTTGAGGGCAGCCGCGTACACTTCGTCGGGCGCGACGGCGACATGATCAAGACCGCCGGATCGAACGTATCGCCAGCCGAAGTCGAGATGGAATTGCAGGCGCTCGACACGGTCGAGGCAGCCTACGTCTTCGGCCTGCCCGACAAGGAACGCGGGCAGCTGGTGGTTGCCGCGGTGATCGCCGCCGACGGCTGCGATCCGGATTTCGCGGAGATCGAGGCGGCCATGCGCCAGCGGCTGTCCGGCTACAAGGTGCCTCGCGCCTGGGTATGGATTACCCGCGAGGAGGTGCCGATCCTGCATTCGAACAAGGTGGCACGCCGTGAACTGGTGAAGCTGGTGGCACAAAGACTGGGCCGCGCGACAGCCTGA
- a CDS encoding metal-sensitive transcriptional regulator, whose product MGKSKAATLNRLKRIEGQVRGIAQMVSDDRYCIDVLQQLHAVKAALAKVESAVLKDHAACCVSDAIGSGDPAEQRAKFNELIDLFERVRR is encoded by the coding sequence ATGGGGAAGAGCAAGGCCGCAACGCTGAACCGGTTGAAACGTATCGAAGGGCAGGTGCGCGGCATCGCCCAGATGGTCAGCGACGACCGTTATTGCATCGACGTGCTGCAACAGCTGCACGCAGTAAAGGCAGCACTGGCCAAGGTGGAAAGCGCCGTGCTCAAGGACCATGCCGCCTGCTGCGTTTCCGACGCGATCGGCTCGGGCGACCCGGCGGAGCAAAGGGCCAAGTTCAACGAGCTGATCGACCTGTTCGAGCGCGTCCGTCGCTGA
- a CDS encoding copper resistance system multicopper oxidase translates to MSEPINLSRRGLIRGLGTGAALAAAPAWARGANLSEQATGLIRAGFDEVRGPVIDLSVGAGMRMVQGRRGRGVAVNGSVPGPLVRLREGQNIRLNVTNHLDEDTSIHWHGLLLPFQFDGVPGVSFPGIKPHQTFTYEFPVRQSGTYWYHSHSGLQEQSGHYGPLIIDPVAGEPVRTDRDYILLLSEFTPLHPKFIMQRLRTGEHYFNRQLPSWTDKYPMIGEERRMWAQMRMSPTDIADVSAPTYTYLANGRGPKEGMEYLFTPGEKVRLRLINGGAMTYFNVRIPGLAMTVIAADGQNVRPVEVDELQIAVGETYDVVVEPRGEEAYAIVCESMDRSGMALAMLASRPGARAPVPALREPPLLTMADMGMNHGPSDGCQAGTDHGGMDHGGMDHSAMGHAGMDHGAGKAGTGDGGQAAPKGASGHSMKGMPMRDISLLPPDVAIGPGLDMVSMAPVDKLGDPGLGLRDVKHRVLNYRMLSALEPNADTREPSRLLEIHLTGNMERYMWSFDGRMFDAVSDVPIRFAWKERVRVKLVNNTMMAHPIHLHGMFFELVNGQPPAHQPRKNIVTVQPGASATFDLTANEPGDWAFHCHLLYHMHGGMMQIVTVMGPGDKP, encoded by the coding sequence GTGTCCGAACCGATAAACCTGTCGCGCCGCGGATTGATCCGGGGCCTTGGTACCGGGGCCGCGCTGGCAGCAGCCCCGGCATGGGCCCGGGGAGCCAATCTTTCCGAACAGGCGACCGGCCTGATCCGCGCCGGCTTCGACGAAGTCCGCGGCCCGGTGATCGACCTTTCCGTCGGCGCGGGCATGCGCATGGTCCAGGGCAGGCGCGGGCGCGGGGTTGCCGTGAACGGCAGCGTGCCGGGCCCGCTGGTGCGCCTGCGCGAAGGACAGAACATCCGCCTGAACGTTACCAACCACCTTGACGAGGACACTTCTATCCACTGGCACGGCCTGCTGCTGCCGTTCCAGTTCGATGGCGTTCCCGGCGTCAGCTTCCCGGGCATCAAGCCGCACCAGACCTTCACTTACGAGTTTCCCGTCAGACAATCGGGCACCTACTGGTATCACAGCCACTCGGGCCTACAGGAGCAATCGGGACATTACGGCCCCCTGATCATCGATCCTGTAGCCGGCGAGCCGGTACGCACCGATCGCGACTATATCCTGCTGCTCAGCGAGTTCACCCCGCTCCACCCCAAGTTCATCATGCAGCGTCTGCGCACCGGCGAGCACTATTTCAACCGGCAGCTGCCAAGCTGGACCGACAAGTACCCGATGATCGGCGAGGAACGGCGGATGTGGGCGCAGATGCGCATGTCGCCCACCGACATCGCCGATGTCAGCGCGCCGACCTATACCTACCTCGCCAACGGGCGCGGACCGAAGGAGGGGATGGAATACCTGTTCACGCCTGGCGAGAAGGTGCGGCTGCGCCTGATCAACGGCGGGGCGATGACCTATTTCAACGTCCGCATTCCCGGCCTTGCCATGACCGTGATCGCCGCAGACGGCCAGAACGTGCGCCCGGTGGAAGTGGACGAGCTGCAGATCGCGGTGGGCGAAACCTATGACGTGGTGGTCGAGCCGCGCGGCGAGGAGGCCTACGCCATCGTTTGCGAATCGATGGACCGCTCGGGCATGGCGCTGGCCATGCTGGCTAGCCGCCCCGGTGCGCGCGCGCCGGTTCCCGCCCTGCGCGAACCGCCGCTGCTGACCATGGCCGACATGGGCATGAACCATGGCCCCAGCGATGGCTGCCAAGCGGGAACGGACCACGGAGGCATGGACCACGGCGGGATGGACCATTCGGCGATGGGGCATGCAGGCATGGATCATGGCGCCGGAAAGGCCGGCACCGGCGATGGTGGGCAAGCAGCGCCAAAGGGAGCGTCGGGGCACAGCATGAAGGGCATGCCGATGCGCGATATCTCGCTGCTGCCGCCCGATGTCGCCATCGGTCCGGGCCTCGACATGGTCTCGATGGCCCCGGTGGACAAGCTGGGCGATCCCGGGCTGGGCCTGCGCGATGTGAAGCACCGGGTGCTGAATTACCGGATGCTGAGCGCGCTTGAGCCCAACGCCGACACGCGTGAGCCTTCGCGGCTGCTGGAAATCCACCTTACCGGCAACATGGAACGCTACATGTGGTCGTTCGACGGACGCATGTTCGATGCGGTGAGCGACGTTCCGATCCGCTTTGCCTGGAAAGAGCGGGTGCGCGTCAAGCTCGTCAACAACACCATGATGGCTCACCCCATCCACCTGCACGGCATGTTCTTCGAACTGGTCAATGGCCAGCCGCCCGCTCACCAGCCGCGCAAGAACATCGTCACGGTCCAGCCCGGTGCCAGCGCCACCTTCGA